The window AATACAAAACTCTCTCGGAGATGGGGAACTAGAATACCAAAGGCTAGCATAGATCTTCCCAAAATCTCGACAGAAAGGATAATCCTTGATCATATGTGCAAATTCCACTACCTCTACACAGAAGTGTTAAGGATAACATACACCCTACTACGTGCATCAACGACTTCGATCTCGCTACCTTTGCCCCAATGTCTAAGCACAAAGGTATACTCTTGAACAAACTCAAACCACTTGGCATATCGATGGTTAAGGTTCTTTTGGGCGTTAATATATGATAACTCCTGGTAATCAGAGTAAAGCACAAACTCTTTAGGCACAAATAATGTCACCAGTACCTAAATGCTTGAAGTACATCATAAAACTCCTTCTCATATTTGGTATATCTTCTCTTGGCCTTATTAAGCTTTTCACTAAATAAAGCTATAAGATGGCCCTCCTCACTCAATATACCACCTATACCTATACCTATGTCAGAGGCGTCACATTCCACCTCAAAGACCTTAACCAAATTTAGTAGAGGACTGGAGCATGTGTCGGCCTATCTTTCACCTCTGTAAAAGACTCTCACGATTGACTTAGACCACACAAACTCCCCCTTCCTCATGCGTAGCAAATGGGAGCCATAATGGAGCTAATGTCTTTAATAAACCTCCTATAAAAGATAGTTAATCCATGAAAACTTAAGCACTCCATGAATGTTGAAAGGTTCGGGCCACTCTCGAATGGCCTTTACCTACTTGGGATGAGCAAAGACCCCAGCCTTAGAAGCAACAAATCCAACAAAAATCATACAGTCACATGGAAAGAACACTTCTTCAGCTTCACATACAATTCTCATGTTAGAGAGCTACTAGAATAGACATAAATGAAATAAATGCTCCTCAAGGGTAGAGTTATAGATGAGTTCGTCGTCAAAACATACAACAACATATCTATCAACAAATGGACAGAGCACCTCATTCATGACTCTCATGAACATACTCGAGGCATTGAATTGCCCAAATGGTAGGACTAATAACTCGTATAGTCCATCTACTATCTTCAAAGGCAGTCCTCCATTCATCTCCAGataaaaatctgatggtatCCTCTCCATAAATCTACCTTTATGAAGTACTGGGCTCCAACAATTATATTTCACAAATCATCAAACCTAGGTCTAGGAAACATGTACCATCCTCAAAATACCATCAACCTTTGGTGTGAACCTAGGAAGCATGGGTGCGGGGATACGTAAATTCGTGAAAGTTGAATATATAGGGATACGGGTGCGGTGGGATAcggtaaataaaataatattttaatatatatatatatatattatatttaatattttgttaataaaaacTTCCATTTAAACTactgtatttttaatttaaacacatattatttaaattctACTAACATTATTGTAAAAGGTCACCTCTTTTCAAGGCAACCATTCAGTTTGTTAATAATAATACTCCATTCTAACTGGGAAAGCGTGTTGTCCATGTGACTGACTACTCCCCTGCATGTACAGTACTCCTATTACTTTTGCTTCTTCCCACACACGTACATAAAGTCAACAATCAATAATTCACATTCACATCTATACTTACACAACATATAAACACACAAACGTAAACATACATATACACATGGATATTCAAATCGGACCATGTATCCACCACAACATAGATTATGATCTGCAAAGAAAGAATGGAGATGGCAGAAGAAGAAAGCTGGCTGATGGTGGTGAGTTGGTTCTGGAGaccaaaaaaattaccaaaaatgCCCCTCCCTCACCCCCTATTCCGCACCCCCACGAATCTCGTTAAAGAAATACGGCGACACGCCAGGTGGCGCACTCCGTGCGTATGCTGCCGCACCGCCGCACCCCTCCGCACCGGGGGCGCAGTGCACCACCACCTGAGGGCCGCACCCCTGCTTTCTAGGTGTGAACATGGTTGGTACAGCACACGAGCTAAGACTCTCTCACACAAGTCCCTTACTCAGCTACTCCTCAAGCTTTCACCTCATCTCTATCAGCTCAGTGTGTTTCATTCTATTATATGGCAAGTTGGATGATCCGGGGACTAAGTCAATAGCGTGAAGGATATCTTCGGAAGGTAGCAACCCTTTGGTGGCTCATCAAGCATAACATCTGCAAATTTATCAAGAATCTGTTGAACATTCCTAGAAAGCTCATTATCCCTCTCTACTCTACAACCGCATCCTTCACCTTTCTAGCAACTAGCATTACACGGCCTTAGAGTCTAAGACACATCCCTCGAACTCACTCCTCAAAACATGGAAGGTTTGGTTAGTTGTGTAAGTATGTTATTGGCCTTTACTTCACTTACAGAGTCTCCCCGGGCCTAGTTGGACACAAAATGACCTTTTGGCCATTGTGCATGAACACATAAGTGTTCAGCCGTGAATCACATTATGGTCATATATCCAGTGCATGAACACATAAGTGTTCAGCCGTGAATCACATTATGGTCATATATCCAAGGTCGCCTGGGAAAATATGAGCGACATCCATAGAAAGGACATCACGCCAGACACTCTCAACATTGCCCTTCAGGATGGAAACGGTATAAGACATCTATGACTAACAGCAATCGATGTCGACGTGTTGCTGACCCAAGCAGCACCATATGGATGTGGATGTGGCTCGGTCTTTAGCTTCAACCGTGCAACGGCGATCTCAGCCACCACGTTCCGAAAACTCCCCCATCAATTATGACTTCAGATGACACTCCCTCAACCCTAATAAACATATGGAAGATAGAGGTCCTCCTCGTTCTTAGTTTCAATTTAAGTAATTTTAAACGGTGATTGTGGAACtggttttagtttgtatttaaaaattggtttgtatttgatcattagccatatatatatatgaaataaacATGCagcatttatatatgtatttgctTCATCGTTTTACAATATTCATATATGATTTTATCCAAAAAGTAACGGTACAAAGGAATACATACAACATGCACTAGAACATATTAATTGCTCTTTACTCTGCAATAAACATACAAGTTAGCAATTACATAAGAAACAATACAAGTAACTTTGGAAAAAATGTAAAAGCAATAGTAATATATTGTTAATGAAGAGATATATGAACTGACCACCAAATTCTTACCTCTAAAAATTAATCCACGCCAGAGGACAATTGTAACAACATGAAACCAGCTTCGTCTACTTGTTTTTGCAGATATGGTGCGACATAACACATAACATAGGAAGTGGATTTCCCTTTATGCATCCTTCATTTCATCAAAACAACACATAATTTACAgataaaacaatattaaatgTGTCCAACAGCACAATTGTACACCTCAAAATTTGTATCCATTGAATACATACATTTGACCTGGATGGATTTAGTTAGGACTGACTGTATCCCATAAATTTCTCTGGTATTCAGAAGAATGCTAATCAAACTCTTGTTTGATAACTTCAGGATGAGACgaaacatataaaacatagttattTGCAACAGTAAAATGCCAAAATTATTAGTTACTATCTTTTAGCTAGATAGTAGAAAAAATTTACAAGAAACAGTATAGTAACAGTACTAgtagttaaaaaaattatgtaaaccataatctttgaaaaagaaatgGTTCACCTTCGTAAAACAGGATCCCCGTTTTCTTAATTGACATACAAGTAATGAAAAGTTGTAAACGTCTACCACAGAGACAAATATGGCTCAATATAAGTCTGCCACAAAAATATGAACTACTGTATGCACATAGAAAGAGTGCAAGATGTTAGAGTGTGGCCATAGGATGCTTTTACAACGTCAAGTCTATGACAGGTACAATGCCATAATGTCTAATTTAGTTGGCCTCAGTAATCTAGTCCGCATAGTACCACCAAATACAAGAGCAATAGTCCTAGGAAGGACACATTATCACAATCAATCATCATTATTTCTAGTAGAACTTGAGGGGCATGACAGCTATTAAGATTGTCAGAAATTCAAAGCTTGTGATATTCACCCCCTCGGTTCACATGACTAGTAAATGAAACTTCCATTTGATACCTATTGATGATCATGCATTATTCAGACCTGACAATGTTGAGCACAACATTAAGTTTGGTGTTTATGTTTTCAAAATCTAAAATGAAGCATGAAAGTATGGAGAGATTAAGTGCCATATTTGGGTTTCACTTCATGTACACGAAAcaagtaaataaaataacaataatgtATTATTACTaaagatatattattttcaataataaattaGATTCAAATATTACGCtagaattatataatattataggacaaaatattaatatatttaataatattttaacaacttttcgaacaaaattaatttcttttggAGAAGTTCCACGTCGGTACAAGCAAAAGTAAATTTGTATAATGGGTCATGTTCTCGTAGTGCAGTGAGGTATATGGAATGATTTTTGTGTCATCTATGGATTTTTGGGTAGAAGTACAGCCAGAACTCATCACTTAGCCTAAGAGCAAGGAAGCGGATGCATAACACAGGGATATAAGGATTTTACAAATCTATACTTTGGTGAGTAGAGTTCAggagatatatcatatataaagaTTCCAGATATATTTTCGTTTTATGGGTGATAAAAAGTCATCAACATCAACAATTGTAAATTATATAAGAACTGTATATTTGTATCACATgcatattaatcatataaaacataaaatataaaaacacataAGAAGTTAAGTCACCACTGaccattattaaaattttgattgtcaAGTTACTTGATACTAATTTGAAGTATGATGtgtaatatcaaaataatagttGGGACTGTGCGAGTATGCAAGTATTACATTGTCACATAAAATGTATATAGGACACCTAGTGAGTAGTGAGTAGTCACTCAAAAGCTTGGGAAAAAGAAAAACGAAACCAGGGAAAAACGTTTAAGTGTTGAAACTGCAAATTGCATAATAGCCATACCAGCTAATTTTTGAAGTGCATCCTCAGCAGCCTTTTGCTGAGCATCCTTTTTAGTGTTACCTCTCCCAGTGCCAACTTTCTGACCACCAAAAAAGACCTGCACAAACAAACAAGAGTATATAGGAGTACAGGATGGTAATTGGTAAATTACCATCAGACAGCTGTATAGAAGTACTTTTTAGTTGGTACAGACTTTTCCAATATTTACAACTTGCAGCATAAGCATGCAACTGCAGCATATACCATGCAGATATTCCTTCCACTGAAGTATATCATATGTTATTAGCAGAGTACTGTGCATCTCAGAGATTTCTTAATGTCTGGTGAAGAGTATgtgatttgaataattttagCAGTTAAACTCATAAATCCAAAGTAGCAAGGAGAGCACATCAGATATGGAATTTCAATATCTGAAGCTGCCTCTTGTGCTACATGACTGGCAATGTTCATCTTAACAATGAAAATGGCAATAACACTAGAATCAGAAGTTATGGTTGGTGCTAAATTTTACGTTCAGATTCTTTTCAGGGCATTtacttgtaaaaaaattatgctAACCAAATCTCCAGTCTTCAACTAAACAAGAACGAGTAGCTACATGCAAcatgtgttatttttataataaagtaactATTTCACTAACCTCAACAGAAAACTGTAAATATTCATTGATGCCTACAACAGACTTATATTCAACCTGCAATTTAGAGGATTCGACTGAAACTTAAGAAGCAATGATTAATTTTATGCTCAAATCTGAATATATTGGTAATCATACCTCTAAGCAACATCTCTTTCCGATTTCTTGCAGCCTTTCAACATACATAGAAGGCGGAAGCAATTTTCCTTTTCCGCCATAATACATACTGCTCCCTAAGTATGACTGATTTTCATTACCACCTAAAAAGAGAGAGCAAAATATGGTAACTATCCCTTCGAAaatatttagattatttaaAACAGCAAATCACACCATATATAGTTTCTCGTTCTGGAGCTTCATATATAAGGACTAGGATAGTACAAATAACAGAATCTTTTCTTTAGGACCCTTAATGTCATGTATCTGCAGTAAGAATTTTACAGATCACATGATAAGAAAAGTTTGAACATGATCAAAAAGGATGACAACATCAGAAAACAAAAGAGAATTATTGATTTTTCACTCAAAGTGTACATATGCAAAGTTAATTCAGTGGGCACTGAAATTTGTAAGAAAGAATTACTTCAGGGCAGAAAACAAAAGAAtagaatcaaaaaataaaatatttaagagTAATTTATAAATGGCATGAAGCCCTTCTAGCTTTCACCACTAAACTTTCACCTGATAAAGAATGTCGACCTGAAAATTGATCACTAATCTTTAGTTTAAGTTTCTATATGATATAAACCATTAAGGCCCAAAGGCTAACTGTTAGACCTCTGGCCCAAGTTCTAAAACCTCTGAGATTGATGGCTCAAACTTCAGTAGAGGCATCATGTGTAGTAAATATATCATGAGATATCTAAGGAAAGAAAAGAACACATTGCAGCGCTGAGTACTCTTAGAAACCTGATGAATGGGATCCTTCTAAAAGATTCCGCAGCTCTGTTTCATACCTTTCACGTGCCTGCAAAAATGGTAAGCGTAAAATTATGGATTAAGACTACGAAGCTAAAACATACATGTGTAAACCAATAATTggaaaaacaattttaaaaatgaaattaaaatattgcaaACAGACCTCTGTACTCTTTGATTCCACCAACTGTGAAGACAATCCTACATATAAAGCACCATCTGTAATATGACTGAGTGAATTCTGATGAATGTGCTGTCTATCAGGTTCAGATGAACCACATCCTCGTACTTTTGCCAACCAACCTCCCTGTTATATAGGTCGGATTTTTTGACTTGTTGTATGTAATAGAAACTAGAAATCAATACCTAAATATAGTTAATAACCGATTTGGGGCAATACTTACATATTAGGTTGGACCTGGATTACTAATATACAAGCACCAGCCGcaataaaaatgtatatatactaAATCAAACCTATATACCTCTGGAATCATGTAGGTACTGACATCAGGCGGTAATGGCAGGTTTTTGACTTCATCTTCGTAGAATAGTCTACAGACTCTTCTTGATAGATTGTCGTCAAATTCTCTGTTTGACAATGTCAACAGTAAGTCAATATGTATAATTTGAATTGTAATAATATCTCACTGTATACACTCTAAATTCAGACAAGCACAACTTATCCAAACTATTTAATGTGGAAAATAAAAGCACTACTATCAAATCAAGTTATACTTACTTGAAGAAACAACCTCTAACATTGCATGCGACGTTCCTTGCCACACAGAGAACTGGAATGCCATTTGCAGTCTTCCcagtataattattttataaagagCAGAGGAAAATGATACAAAAGGTAAACTGATTATATATCAATACAGTACACAGTGTTTGGGAGTATATTGATGCAAAAGCAGAGCCTCATACCTCTGCCAGAGGAGCACGATACGGAAGAAATGCTGGAACAACTTGAACTCGAGGTTGATCTATGTCTTCCCAAACTTTCAAACGATCATCGATGACCATTGCCATCCCTCGATGGAACTTTTGATCTTGGAAGACCCTGTTCAAAGACTTCTTATGACCTATTAAATTGAATGAAGAAAAAGGTAAACAGGACCTTGATtgaataagatatataaaatgaatAGTTCTTGGGAGTAAAGTACAGCTACAAAAAGGAAAATGTGGAAAGTATGTCAACATCAACAATATATACTTGCCCGAGTTAACAGATACAATACGGGCTGATAGTTGCTTAGGATCAATTAGTTGTGCTTCTGGGTCAAGCAATCGCCACATCTCTAATGCATAATTTCTTTCAGCCATTGTACACACATAAACTTCAAATCTTTTCCGCTCTTTTGAATTCAGGTGTCTTCTTAAGTCCTCCCAAGCAGGCCGCAACCTGGCAAGCACGCTAGTGTCGCGTATCTGCAGTAGTAAGAAAACAGTGTTTACTTCAGACAATAAAGGAGAACCGGCGCATTTAGGATTACCAAAATACATACACTTCTTCACCAAAGCATTGATCTTGATCAATTTACACTGTAGAAGATTTGAGTACAACAGTATAAATGCATCTTGAACAACATATAACAGTAAAGAACCAGAGCTATGCCCAAGCTCTTGATGATTTTGGAATTTTTCTACTATCTTATGATTTTATTGTTGGGACTTAGAAAGAGATATGGAAGAAAATAAATAGATTTTGGAAATTTGGATACGAGAAAATGAATTTTGAAGGTTGATGCATGCATTTTTCCTCATTTGAATTTGATAAGAGCACTTGATGGAGTACCAATGAAGTTCAGGTTATCACTTAAGTTTTAAGTGTGCGGTAAGTATTATAAAAGCCTCCTACCAAGGAACTGATTTTGCTTTCAATACAAACTAAATCTACGATTGCGGACCTATAACAGGGTCATCAAACTCACATGGCCTCGCCTCCCCCATAACAATCAAGGTGGGTTGGACACTTACCCATAAATTATCGCCTTTTCGTAGGTTGACTGCTAAGGAAGTAGGTAGCCAGCTAGCTCATAAATGCAATTCATATAAATcaaatatgattaaaaaaacaGTCAGCTTAAAGCAGACTTCAACTAATGCGAAAGTTAAGATTTTATCCTAGGCATATATGTTGCATGGATACAATTTGCTGAAATAGGTGTCTTTTGTTTCAGCTTGGCAAAGGGTTCCTTTATAACGCAATCGACTCTCATGTAATAGCTTGCTTGCGCCAAAGATGTTAAAGAATTGACATACACTAATTTACTCTgagtcaaattttattttcagcAGATATATTGGCCTGCA of the Daucus carota subsp. sativus chromosome 4, DH1 v3.0, whole genome shotgun sequence genome contains:
- the LOC108218576 gene encoding RNA polymerase II C-terminal domain phosphatase-like 2 isoform X1, with protein sequence MSQLGLKCKVYYENNCIGELNIVAVEGSNFEFPNNEIRIHCLSPKSNRCSPHSVAHMIASSPVLCKLEAEDKYSDLFSLYIDCIRDRQTGVVLLGEEELHLVAMVNKYKNCPCFWCYTVPSGLYSVCLRMLDLRCLWIVFDLDETLIVGNTMRSFRDKIASLRIKIAKETDPVRKSGMFAEMALYEEDQRLLKQYIDRDSVVDSGNVYNVQAEVVKICESQDRIVRPVIRLLDRGIVLTRINPEIRDTSVLARLRPAWEDLRRHLNSKERKRFEVYVCTMAERNYALEMWRLLDPEAQLIDPKQLSARIVSVNSGHKKSLNRVFQDQKFHRGMAMVIDDRLKVWEDIDQPRVQVVPAFLPYRAPLAETANGIPVLCVARNVACNVRGCFFKEFDDNLSRRVCRLFYEDEVKNLPLPPDVSTYMIPEGGWLAKVRGCGSSEPDRQHIHQNSLSHITDGALYVGLSSQLVESKSTEARERYETELRNLLEGSHSSGGNENQSYLGSSMYYGGKGKLLPPSMYVERLQEIGKRCCLEVEYKSVVGINEYLQFSVEVFFGGQKVGTGRGNTKKDAQQKAAEDALQKLAALVIMLLEEQIMAVCKAGVQTSNSVKERWEICVMSLCFMKDLTAAYLNELQTRGRN
- the LOC108218576 gene encoding RNA polymerase II C-terminal domain phosphatase-like 2 isoform X2, with the translated sequence MSQLGLKCKVYYENNCIGELNIVAVEGSNFEFPNNEIRIHCLSPKSNRCSPHSVAHMIASSPVLCKLEAEDKYSDLFSLYIDCIRDRQTGVVLLGEEELHLVAMVNKYKNCPCFWCYTVPSGLYSVCLRMLDLRCLWIVFDLDETLIVGNTMRSFRDKIASLRIKIAKETDPVRKSGMFAEMALYEEDQRLLKQYIDRDSVVDSGNVYNVQAEVVKICESQDRIVRPVIRLLDRGIVLTRINPEIRDTSVLARLRPAWEDLRRHLNSKERKRFEVYVCTMAERNYALEMWRLLDPEAQLIDPKQLSARIVSVNSGHKKSLNRVFQDQKFHRGMAMVIDDRLKVWEDIDQPRVQVVPAFLPYRAPLAETANGIPVLCVARNVACNVRGCFFKEFDDNLSRRVCRLFYEDEVKNLPLPPDVSTYMIPEGGWLAKVRGCGSSEPDRQHIHQNSLSHITDGALYVGLSSQLVESKSTEARERYETELRNLLEGSHSSGGNENQSYLGSSMYYGGKGKLLPPSMYVERLQEIGKRCCLEVFFGGQKVGTGRGNTKKDAQQKAAEDALQKLAALVIMLLEEQIMAVCKAGVQTSNSVKERWEICVMSLCFMKDLTAAYLNELQTRGRN